The following are encoded in a window of Jeotgalibacillus aurantiacus genomic DNA:
- the dnaA gene encoding chromosomal replication initiator protein DnaA: MENITDLWNRALQDMEKKISKPSFETWLKSTKAFSLKRNVLTVTAPNEFARDWLEGNYTQLIVGVIKEITGEELTIKFIIPQNQDEDDFALAAPPRKPVVDDDQQEWSKSMLNPKYTFDTFVIGSGNRFAHAASLAVAEAPAKAYNPLFIYGGVGLGKTHLMHAIGHYVLEHNASAKVVYLSSEKFTNEFINSIRDNKAVDFRNKYRNVDVLLIDDIQFLAGKEQTQEEFFHTFNTLHEESKQIVISSDRPPKEIPTLEDRLRSRFEWGLITDITPPDLETRIAILRKKAKAEGLDIPNEAMLYIANQIDSNIRELEGALIRVVAYSSLVSKDINADLAAEALKDIMPSSKPKVITIMDIQKTVGEHFSVKLEDFKAKKRTKTVAFPRQIAMYLSREMTDFSLPKIGEEFGGRDHTTVIHAHEKISKLLATDESLKQELKDIKAELQK, from the coding sequence TTGGAAAATATCACGGATTTATGGAACCGGGCACTGCAGGATATGGAGAAAAAGATCAGTAAACCGAGCTTTGAAACCTGGCTTAAGTCAACAAAAGCTTTTTCTCTTAAACGGAACGTTTTAACCGTCACAGCGCCTAATGAATTCGCCCGGGACTGGCTTGAAGGGAACTACACGCAATTAATTGTCGGTGTCATAAAGGAAATAACCGGGGAAGAGCTGACGATCAAGTTCATTATTCCTCAAAATCAGGACGAAGATGATTTCGCTTTGGCTGCACCCCCAAGAAAGCCCGTCGTTGACGATGACCAGCAGGAATGGTCTAAGAGCATGCTGAATCCGAAGTACACCTTTGACACCTTTGTCATCGGATCCGGTAATCGCTTCGCGCACGCTGCTTCACTTGCTGTAGCGGAAGCACCGGCAAAAGCTTATAACCCGTTATTTATTTACGGGGGAGTAGGACTTGGCAAAACGCACTTAATGCATGCGATCGGCCATTATGTGCTTGAACATAACGCATCTGCTAAGGTTGTTTACTTATCTTCTGAGAAATTCACCAATGAATTTATTAATTCAATCCGTGATAACAAAGCGGTTGATTTCCGCAATAAGTACCGGAACGTAGATGTGCTGTTAATTGATGATATTCAATTTTTAGCCGGGAAAGAACAGACGCAAGAGGAATTTTTCCATACTTTTAATACTTTACATGAAGAAAGTAAACAGATCGTAATCTCAAGCGACCGGCCGCCTAAAGAGATTCCGACACTGGAGGACCGTCTGCGTTCACGTTTTGAGTGGGGGCTGATCACGGACATCACACCGCCTGATCTTGAAACAAGAATCGCCATTCTCCGCAAAAAGGCGAAGGCAGAGGGACTTGATATTCCAAATGAAGCGATGCTGTATATCGCCAACCAGATTGACTCCAATATCCGTGAGCTTGAAGGGGCGCTGATTCGCGTTGTGGCTTATTCTTCATTAGTCAGCAAGGACATTAATGCAGACCTGGCAGCTGAAGCACTGAAGGATATTATGCCAAGCTCCAAGCCGAAAGTGATTACGATCATGGACATTCAAAAAACCGTGGGAGAGCATTTCAGCGTAAAGCTTGAGGATTTCAAAGCGAAAAAACGGACAAAAACCGTCGCATTTCCAAGGCAGATCGCGATGTATCTGTCGCGTGAGATGACAGACTTCTCTTTACCGAAGATCGGGGAAGAATTCGGAGGGCGTGATCATACAACGGTTATACATGCCCACGAAAAAATTTCAAAACTGCTCGCAACAGACGAATCTTTAAAGCAGGAATTGAAGGATATTAAAGCCGAACTGCAAAAGTAG
- the dnaN gene encoding DNA polymerase III subunit beta, whose product MKFQIQRDRLVDGVNDVIKAVSSRTAIPILSGIKITAHEEGITLTGSDSDISIESFIPKEEDGKEIVHVEETGGIVLQARFFESIVKKLPLDTVEIEVHSHLQTVIRSGKSEFNLNGQDVREYPHLPEIEEDSVLKIPTNLLKTIIRQTVFAVSTSETRPILTGVNWTVEDGTLNCVATDSHRLAMRKAPVSGGNGEPYKAVIPGKSLNELNKILEDTADETEIVMTENQVLFRSKHVLFFSRLLEGNYPDTSRLVPSESKTSMTVGGKEFLQAIDRASLLAREERNNVVKLLISEDGNVQISSNTPEIGKVVEEIQSDETTGEALTISFSAKYMMDALKVLEGTETNIQFTGAMRPFVLRPTADDSILQLITPVRTY is encoded by the coding sequence ATGAAATTTCAGATTCAGCGTGATCGTCTTGTTGATGGCGTTAATGATGTCATCAAAGCGGTCTCATCCAGAACAGCGATTCCGATTTTGAGCGGAATTAAAATTACAGCTCACGAGGAAGGAATTACACTGACTGGAAGTGATTCAGATATTTCGATTGAATCGTTTATTCCAAAAGAAGAAGATGGTAAGGAAATCGTTCATGTTGAAGAAACAGGGGGCATTGTCCTTCAGGCCAGATTTTTTGAAAGCATCGTGAAAAAGCTGCCGCTTGATACAGTGGAAATTGAAGTCCACTCACACCTGCAAACCGTGATCCGCTCAGGAAAATCGGAATTCAACTTAAACGGCCAGGATGTAAGAGAATATCCGCATCTTCCGGAAATTGAGGAAGACAGCGTACTGAAAATCCCGACAAACCTTTTAAAAACGATTATTCGTCAGACGGTGTTCGCAGTGTCCACCTCAGAAACACGCCCTATCTTGACAGGTGTAAACTGGACGGTGGAAGACGGTACTTTAAACTGTGTTGCAACAGATTCCCATCGTCTGGCCATGCGTAAAGCACCGGTCAGCGGAGGAAACGGCGAGCCATACAAAGCCGTTATTCCGGGTAAAAGTCTAAATGAACTGAACAAAATTCTTGAAGATACAGCAGATGAAACAGAAATCGTCATGACAGAGAACCAGGTGCTGTTCCGCTCCAAGCACGTACTGTTCTTTTCAAGACTGCTTGAAGGAAATTATCCTGATACGTCAAGACTCGTTCCGTCTGAAAGCAAAACGTCGATGACTGTTGGCGGAAAAGAATTTTTACAGGCGATCGACCGTGCTTCCTTGTTAGCACGTGAAGAACGCAACAATGTCGTGAAGCTGTTGATCAGTGAAGACGGTAATGTTCAGATTTCATCTAACACTCCTGAAATCGGGAAGGTTGTTGAGGAAATCCAGAGTGATGAAACAACTGGTGAAGCGCTGACGATTTCATTCAGTGCGAAATACATGATGGATGCGTTAAAGGTGCTTGAAGGTACAGAAACGAATATCCAGTTTACCGGTGCGATGAGACCATTCGTTCTTCGCCCGACAGCAGATGACAGCATTCTTCAGCTGATCACACCTGTTCGTACGTACTAA
- the yaaA gene encoding S4 domain-containing protein YaaA gives MSEKITIQTEYITLGQFLKLANIIQSGGMAKWFLSEHEIFINKEQDQRRGRKLRDGDEIYIPEVGTYTVKSEG, from the coding sequence ATGAGTGAAAAAATCACGATCCAGACCGAATATATTACCCTCGGTCAATTTTTAAAGCTTGCGAACATTATCCAGAGTGGCGGGATGGCCAAATGGTTTTTAAGTGAGCATGAAATTTTTATTAACAAGGAACAGGACCAGCGCAGAGGACGTAAGCTGCGCGATGGCGATGAAATATATATTCCGGAAGTCGGCACTTATACGGTGAAGTCGGAAGGGTAG
- the recF gene encoding DNA replication/repair protein RecF (All proteins in this family for which functions are known are DNA-binding proteins that assist the filamentation of RecA onto DNA for the initiation of recombination or recombinational repair.), whose product MHIEELELSHYRNYEKMTLTFDNNVNVILGENAQGKTNVMESIFVLAMAKSHRTSNDKDLIQWDEEYAKIKGRVMKQHGALPLELIISKKGKKAKVNHLEQSKLSRYVGHMNVVMFAPEDLHLVKGSPQVRRRFIDMEIGQVSAVYLHDSSLYQKILQQRNHYLKQLQTQRQKDQTMLDVLTDQFIEMAAKIVVRRFHYLKLLQEWAEPIHKGISRGLETLEVVYKPSIPVDSGVSHQEVEDAFREKFEGLRKREIERGVTLVGPHRDDLQFLVNGHDVQTFGSQGQQRTTALSIKLAEIELIHSEIGEYPILLLDDVLSELDDYRQSHLLNTIQGKVQTFVTTTSVEGIDHETLNEATTFIVEQGSIVKKSKGG is encoded by the coding sequence ATGCACATTGAGGAGCTCGAGCTTTCGCATTATCGAAATTACGAAAAAATGACCCTGACCTTTGATAATAATGTCAATGTGATCCTCGGAGAGAACGCTCAGGGCAAGACAAACGTCATGGAGTCCATTTTTGTCCTGGCGATGGCAAAATCCCATAGAACGTCAAATGACAAAGATTTAATACAATGGGATGAGGAATATGCTAAAATAAAAGGTAGAGTGATGAAGCAGCACGGTGCTCTTCCCCTGGAACTGATCATTTCAAAAAAAGGGAAGAAAGCAAAAGTCAATCACCTTGAACAATCAAAACTCAGCCGCTATGTCGGCCATATGAATGTTGTGATGTTTGCGCCCGAAGATCTCCACCTCGTGAAGGGGAGCCCTCAAGTAAGGCGTCGTTTTATTGATATGGAGATTGGACAGGTTTCAGCGGTCTATCTGCACGACAGCAGTCTTTACCAGAAGATTCTCCAGCAGCGAAACCATTATTTAAAGCAGCTTCAGACGCAGCGCCAAAAGGATCAGACGATGCTTGATGTGCTGACGGATCAGTTTATTGAGATGGCTGCTAAAATTGTGGTGCGCCGCTTTCATTATTTGAAGCTTTTGCAGGAATGGGCTGAACCGATCCATAAAGGGATTTCAAGAGGACTTGAAACACTTGAAGTGGTGTACAAGCCTTCGATTCCTGTTGATTCAGGCGTCTCCCATCAAGAGGTTGAAGATGCGTTCAGGGAAAAGTTTGAAGGATTGCGAAAGCGCGAGATTGAGCGGGGAGTCACCTTAGTCGGTCCGCACCGGGATGATTTACAGTTTCTTGTAAATGGTCACGATGTTCAGACGTTTGGCTCACAGGGTCAGCAAAGAACGACGGCGCTCTCCATTAAGCTTGCTGAAATAGAGCTGATCCATTCGGAAATCGGTGAATATCCGATTCTTTTGCTTGATGATGTGCTGTCTGAGCTTGACGATTACCGTCAGTCACATCTTTTAAATACGATTCAGGGCAAGGTCCAGACCTTTGTCACGACAACGAGTGTCGAAGGGATTGATCATGAGACCCTGAACGAGGCCACTACATTTATTGTTGAGCAGGGCAGCATTGTAAAGAAATCAAAAGGGGGCTGA
- the remB gene encoding extracellular matrix regulator RemB — protein sequence MYVHIGEDAMVRMNDIVAIMDVQAAEGSLIMEQFMKDNENGIVDLCQSACKAIVITDFKVYLSPLSSATLKKRAEKMSRPYNRS from the coding sequence GTGTATGTGCATATTGGGGAAGACGCAATGGTAAGAATGAATGACATCGTGGCGATAATGGATGTACAGGCGGCAGAGGGTTCGCTCATTATGGAGCAGTTTATGAAAGACAACGAAAACGGTATCGTTGATCTCTGTCAGTCTGCCTGTAAAGCCATTGTTATTACTGATTTCAAGGTTTATTTATCGCCATTGTCATCAGCAACCCTTAAAAAAAGAGCGGAAAAAATGAGCAGACCGTATAACCGGTCCTAA
- the gyrB gene encoding DNA topoisomerase (ATP-hydrolyzing) subunit B yields MATEDTQIQQAYDENQIQVLEGLEAVRKRPGMYIGSTSSRGLHHLVWEIVDNSIDEALAGHCDTIKIRITEDNWIEVEDNGRGIPVGTHEKMGRPAVEVIMTVLHAGGKFGGGGYKVSGGLHGVGASVVNALSEQLEVFVHRDGNIYTQTYKKGVPQFDLKIVGETDHTGTVTRFKADPEIFTETTEYDFDTLANRVRELAFLNRGLALEIEDQRAQDEEGNNIKKHYHYEGGIKSYVEHLNRTKEVIHEEPVFIEGEKDGISIEISMQYNQGFSSNIYSFANNINTYEGGTHESGFKTALTRVINSYAARNNLLKDADGNLSGEDVREGLTAIISIKHPDPQFEGQTKTKLGNSEARTITDQLFSEHFDKFMMENPTVARQIVDKGSMAARARLAAKKARELTRRKSALEVSSLPGKLADCSSRDPKISELYVVEGDSAGGSAKQGRDRHFQAILPLRGKIINVEKARLDKILSNNEIRAIITALGTGIGEEFDISKARYHKIVIMTDADVDGAHIRTLLLTFLYRYMRQIIEAGYIYIAQPPLYKITQGKTIRYAYTDRELNKILEEIPAAPKPGLQRYKGLGEMNPEQLWETTMNPESRTLLQVTMEDAIEADETFEILMGDKVEPRRQFIEDNAAYVKNLDV; encoded by the coding sequence GTGGCAACTGAAGATACACAAATCCAGCAAGCCTACGATGAAAATCAGATACAGGTTCTTGAAGGTCTCGAAGCCGTCCGGAAGCGTCCGGGAATGTATATCGGCTCGACTTCCTCAAGAGGACTTCACCATCTCGTATGGGAAATCGTTGATAACAGTATTGACGAGGCGCTTGCGGGCCACTGTGACACAATCAAAATCAGAATCACAGAAGATAATTGGATCGAAGTAGAAGATAACGGCCGGGGAATTCCGGTTGGTACACACGAAAAGATGGGACGTCCTGCTGTTGAGGTCATTATGACTGTGCTTCACGCCGGCGGTAAGTTCGGCGGCGGCGGATATAAAGTATCCGGCGGACTGCACGGAGTAGGGGCTTCAGTTGTTAACGCCCTTTCAGAGCAGCTTGAAGTATTTGTTCACCGTGATGGCAACATCTATACCCAGACATATAAAAAAGGTGTGCCGCAGTTCGATTTGAAGATTGTCGGAGAAACGGACCACACTGGAACGGTTACACGCTTTAAAGCGGATCCTGAAATTTTCACTGAAACGACGGAATACGACTTTGACACGCTTGCAAACCGTGTGCGTGAGCTTGCCTTTCTTAACCGCGGTCTGGCTCTTGAAATTGAGGATCAGCGCGCGCAGGATGAAGAAGGAAATAATATTAAAAAGCATTACCACTATGAAGGCGGAATTAAGTCTTATGTTGAGCACTTGAACCGCACGAAGGAAGTTATTCATGAAGAGCCGGTCTTTATCGAAGGTGAAAAAGACGGCATCTCTATTGAAATTTCCATGCAGTACAATCAGGGGTTTTCAAGCAATATTTATTCATTTGCCAATAACATTAACACGTATGAGGGTGGAACGCATGAATCAGGCTTTAAGACTGCGCTTACCCGCGTGATTAACAGTTATGCAGCCCGCAATAATTTATTAAAAGACGCCGATGGCAATCTGTCCGGTGAAGACGTGCGTGAAGGCTTAACCGCGATTATTTCGATTAAGCATCCGGATCCGCAGTTTGAAGGACAGACAAAAACAAAGCTCGGCAACTCTGAAGCAAGAACGATTACAGATCAGCTCTTTTCGGAGCATTTCGATAAATTTATGATGGAAAACCCGACTGTTGCCCGCCAGATCGTGGACAAGGGTTCCATGGCGGCGCGTGCGCGTCTTGCAGCGAAAAAAGCACGTGAGTTAACACGCAGAAAGAGTGCGCTTGAAGTATCAAGTCTTCCGGGGAAACTCGCTGACTGTTCTTCACGGGATCCTAAGATCAGCGAGCTGTATGTCGTTGAGGGTGACTCGGCCGGCGGATCAGCCAAGCAGGGCCGTGACCGTCATTTCCAGGCGATCCTGCCGCTGCGTGGAAAGATCATTAACGTTGAGAAAGCACGTCTTGATAAGATTCTGTCGAATAATGAAATTCGTGCGATCATCACAGCGCTTGGCACAGGCATCGGGGAAGAGTTCGATATTTCAAAAGCCCGTTACCATAAAATTGTCATCATGACGGATGCCGATGTAGACGGTGCGCACATTCGTACGCTCCTATTAACATTCCTGTACCGTTATATGAGACAAATTATTGAGGCAGGTTATATTTATATTGCACAGCCGCCGTTATATAAAATTACGCAGGGGAAAACAATCCGCTATGCGTATACAGACCGCGAACTGAATAAGATTCTTGAAGAAATCCCAGCGGCACCAAAACCGGGACTTCAGCGTTATAAGGGTCTTGGTGAGATGAATCCGGAGCAGCTATGGGAAACAACGATGAATCCGGAATCACGTACGCTTTTACAAGTCACGATGGAAGATGCGATTGAAGCGGATGAAACGTTTGAGATTCTGATGGGGGATAAAGTAGAGCCGCGCCGTCAGTTTATCGAGGACAATGCTGCCTACGTGAAAAACCTGGACGTGTAA
- the gyrA gene encoding DNA gyrase subunit A, which yields MAETPSSNVHEINISQEMRTSFMDYAMSVIVSRALPDVRDGLKPVHRRILYAMNDLGMTSDKAFKKSARIVGEVIGKYHPHGDSAVYDTMVRMAQDFSYRYMLVEGHGNFGSVDGDAAAAMRYTEARMSKISMELLRDINKDTIDYRDNYDGSEREPIVLPSRFPNLLVNGSSGIAVGMATNIPPHQLGEVIDGLLAFSEHPEITIAELMEHIPGPDFPTGALILGRSGIRRAYETGRGSVVQRAKVEIEQKANGRETILVHEIPYQVNKAKLIEKIAELVRDKKIDGITDLRDESDRNGMRIVIEVRRDANANVLLNNLYKQTALQTSFGINMLALVDGQPKVLNLKEALHHYLEHQKVVIRRRTEFELRKAEARAHILEGLRIALDHIDEIIALIRGSETADLAREGLMEQFSLSEKQAQAILDMRLQRLTGLERDKIEEEYQSLVALIKDLKEILASEARVVEIIREELLELKERFNDKRRTEITTGGAEMIEDEDLIPRENLIVTLTHNGYIKRLPASTYRSQKRGGRGIQGMGTNENDFVEHLLTTSTHDTILFFTNKGKVYRTKGYEIPEYSRTAKGLPIINLLEIDKDEVVNAMIRVEEFKEDSYFFFTTRKGLAKRTQATDFANIRTNGLIAINLREDDELISVKFTDGSQEMIIGTKNGLLIRFPETDVRSMGRTAAGVRGIRLNADDEVVGMEVLEKDNDILVVTENGYGKRTPEAEYRVQSRGGKGIKTCNITEKNGRLVSVNAVSGNEDIMVITAQGVLIRMDVGGISQTGRSTQGVKLIRLGDEEYVATVTRIEKEEETDEIDEEAAEGLEAAAPSEETE from the coding sequence ATGGCCGAGACGCCTAGTTCGAATGTTCATGAGATCAATATTAGCCAGGAAATGCGTACGTCGTTCATGGACTATGCGATGAGTGTTATCGTATCCCGTGCGCTTCCTGATGTAAGAGACGGTCTGAAGCCGGTTCACCGTCGTATCCTGTATGCGATGAATGACCTTGGGATGACGTCTGATAAAGCATTCAAAAAGTCTGCCCGTATCGTCGGGGAAGTAATCGGTAAGTACCACCCTCACGGAGACTCAGCCGTGTATGACACGATGGTCCGTATGGCGCAGGATTTCAGCTATCGCTATATGCTTGTAGAGGGACATGGAAACTTTGGATCTGTCGATGGAGATGCCGCTGCCGCGATGCGTTATACGGAAGCGAGAATGTCCAAAATATCGATGGAGCTTCTACGCGATATTAATAAAGATACGATTGACTATCGTGATAACTATGACGGTTCTGAACGTGAGCCGATCGTTCTGCCTTCCCGTTTCCCGAACCTGCTTGTAAATGGCTCAAGCGGAATCGCAGTTGGAATGGCGACAAATATTCCTCCACACCAGCTCGGGGAAGTCATTGACGGCCTGCTTGCTTTCAGTGAGCATCCTGAGATTACGATTGCTGAACTGATGGAGCATATTCCGGGACCGGATTTCCCAACTGGGGCTCTAATTTTAGGCCGCAGCGGGATTCGCCGCGCCTATGAAACGGGTAGAGGATCCGTTGTTCAGCGTGCGAAGGTTGAAATCGAACAGAAAGCCAATGGACGGGAAACGATTCTCGTTCATGAAATTCCTTATCAGGTTAATAAAGCGAAGCTGATTGAGAAAATTGCTGAGCTTGTGCGTGATAAGAAGATTGATGGCATTACGGATCTTCGTGATGAATCTGACCGTAACGGTATGCGAATCGTCATTGAAGTTCGACGTGATGCAAATGCCAACGTCCTGTTAAATAATTTATACAAGCAGACCGCTCTTCAGACGAGCTTCGGTATTAATATGCTGGCGCTTGTAGACGGTCAGCCGAAGGTACTGAACCTGAAAGAAGCGCTTCACCATTATTTAGAGCACCAAAAAGTCGTGATCCGACGCAGAACGGAATTTGAACTCCGTAAAGCGGAAGCACGTGCACATATTCTAGAAGGTCTGCGCATTGCGCTTGATCATATTGATGAAATTATTGCCTTAATCCGTGGTTCTGAAACAGCGGACCTTGCGCGTGAAGGGTTGATGGAGCAGTTCAGTCTGTCTGAAAAGCAGGCACAGGCGATTCTTGATATGCGTCTTCAGCGTCTGACAGGACTTGAGCGCGACAAGATTGAAGAAGAATATCAGTCACTCGTTGCGTTAATTAAAGACCTGAAAGAAATTCTTGCAAGTGAAGCACGCGTGGTGGAAATCATCCGTGAAGAGCTGCTTGAATTAAAAGAACGTTTTAACGATAAGCGCCGTACAGAGATCACAACAGGCGGAGCGGAAATGATCGAGGATGAAGACCTGATCCCGCGTGAAAACCTGATTGTGACGCTTACGCATAACGGTTATATCAAACGTCTGCCGGCTTCTACCTACCGTTCTCAAAAACGCGGTGGCCGGGGGATTCAGGGGATGGGTACGAACGAAAATGATTTCGTTGAGCACCTGCTGACGACCTCTACGCATGATACGATCCTATTCTTTACGAATAAAGGGAAAGTATACCGTACAAAAGGTTATGAAATTCCTGAGTACAGCCGGACGGCGAAAGGTCTTCCAATTATCAACCTTCTTGAAATAGATAAAGACGAAGTCGTGAACGCGATGATCCGTGTAGAGGAATTCAAAGAGGACTCTTACTTCTTCTTTACGACGCGTAAAGGTCTGGCGAAACGTACACAGGCAACCGATTTCGCCAACATCCGTACAAACGGGCTGATTGCGATCAACCTGCGTGAGGATGACGAGCTCATTTCGGTGAAATTTACAGACGGCAGTCAGGAAATGATCATCGGAACGAAAAACGGTCTCCTGATCCGTTTCCCTGAAACCGACGTCCGCTCAATGGGACGTACAGCTGCCGGGGTAAGAGGAATCCGTCTGAATGCAGACGATGAAGTCGTTGGCATGGAAGTACTTGAAAAAGACAACGATATCCTGGTCGTAACGGAAAACGGCTATGGTAAACGGACGCCTGAAGCAGAATACCGCGTTCAATCAAGAGGCGGTAAAGGAATTAAAACATGTAACATTACCGAGAAAAACGGACGTCTTGTCTCTGTAAACGCCGTATCCGGTAACGAAGACATCATGGTCATCACTGCGCAAGGCGTGCTGATCCGAATGGATGTCGGCGGGATTTCCCAGACGGGCAGAAGCACGCAGGGTGTGAAGCTGATCCGTCTTGGTGATGAGGAATACGTGGCTACGGTGACACGTATTGAAAAAGAAGAAGAAACAGATGAGATCGATGAAGAGGCTGCAGAAGGATTAGAAGCAGCGGCTCCGTCAGAAGAAACAGAATAA
- a CDS encoding HD-GYP domain-containing protein → MKVHVEELKIGCIAAEDVMGLTANPIIKKGTEIDPIHIEVLRAFNIRQLAILSKTADGEMIDAEPIKDEEVFHEAGAYDEVENYSFKKLYMDFVKFFNAAFNGWQSGSKVDVVDLKNKLTPLLKVVSSDRDIIYYLPRWSQPKDYMAHHAVSTALISYLVAEKYGYDKGACIQTALAGIIADTGMAKMPLSILKKTGPLTQEEAIEIRKHPIYSYQYVMDTPLLKNEMKQAIYQHHERLDGSGYPRGSKRSEINLPAQMIALADVYHAMTSERLYRAKQSPFKALETIMHDEFGKFDIILLKTLQEMIGNLSTGTKVELSNEQVAEVIFTKPDELLRPMVRLTTTEEVIDLSTNRKLFIERVIS, encoded by the coding sequence ATGAAGGTACATGTTGAAGAACTGAAGATAGGGTGTATTGCTGCTGAGGATGTAATGGGGCTGACGGCAAATCCGATCATCAAGAAAGGAACAGAAATTGACCCTATACATATTGAAGTGCTGAGGGCATTTAACATTCGCCAGCTTGCGATTTTGTCTAAAACAGCCGATGGAGAAATGATCGATGCAGAACCAATCAAAGACGAAGAAGTATTTCATGAAGCCGGTGCTTATGATGAGGTTGAAAATTATTCCTTCAAAAAGCTTTATATGGATTTTGTTAAGTTCTTCAATGCTGCCTTCAATGGTTGGCAATCCGGAAGTAAAGTGGATGTAGTTGACCTGAAAAATAAACTGACACCGCTTTTAAAAGTAGTATCGTCTGACCGGGATATTATTTATTATCTCCCACGCTGGTCCCAGCCAAAGGATTATATGGCTCACCATGCTGTTTCAACAGCGCTGATCAGTTACTTAGTGGCTGAGAAATACGGCTACGACAAAGGAGCCTGTATCCAGACTGCTCTGGCCGGAATTATAGCCGATACAGGAATGGCGAAAATGCCCCTGTCGATTTTAAAGAAAACAGGGCCACTCACACAGGAGGAAGCAATTGAGATTCGTAAGCATCCGATTTACAGCTATCAATATGTCATGGACACACCTCTTTTGAAAAATGAAATGAAACAGGCCATCTATCAGCACCATGAACGACTGGATGGCAGCGGCTATCCGAGAGGAAGTAAACGGTCAGAGATTAACCTGCCGGCTCAGATGATCGCTCTTGCTGACGTGTATCATGCCATGACGTCTGAACGGCTGTACCGCGCCAAACAATCACCATTTAAAGCGCTGGAAACAATCATGCATGACGAATTTGGCAAATTTGACATTATCCTGTTAAAAACACTTCAGGAAATGATCGGCAACCTGTCCACCGGGACAAAGGTCGAACTGTCCAACGAACAGGTCGCTGAAGTGATCTTCACAAAACCGGACGAACTCCTCCGCCCAATGGTCCGCTTGACAACAACAGAAGAAGTCATTGACCTGTCAACGAACCGCAAACTGTTTATTGAAAGAGTTATTTCCTAG